In one archaeon BMS3Bbin15 genomic region, the following are encoded:
- a CDS encoding YcfA-like protein, translating to MSRLPIISGKEATKAFSKIEWYPNRQVGSHLIMRKKGLKITLSIPQHKELKPGLLRKLIKDAGLTAEEFIKLL from the coding sequence ATGTCAAGGCTACCAATCATTTCTGGAAAAGAAGCTACCAAAGCCTTTTCCAAAATAGAATGGTACCCTAACAGACAGGTTGGAAGCCACTTAATTATGAGAAAAAAAGGTTTAAAAATTACACTTTCTATTCCACAACATAAAGAGCTAAAACCAGGATTGTTAAGAAAGCTTATAAAGGATGCTGGACTAACTGCAGAAGAGTTTATTAAATTATTATAA